Proteins from a genomic interval of Paenibacillus sp. FSL R5-0623:
- a CDS encoding alginate lyase family protein codes for MSDFYLSATDLQRAAQYYEKHFPEEARNSLTIANRAILNEFIVPYTNDLNRWIPMGTPVDWLHNPTNDLEFTWGINRHWHMLDLGKAYLMKGNPLYVTAFIDHYRSWRQQNPVPVNLVYDEAVFFQKPGPWRLLETGLRVQSWISAYKYMEASSLIDEGFQAEFRQGLEEHAEFLTRYLGSTEINHAIMHMQGLFMIATFYHQHPRSPHWRQVAMERLELCLLHQLGEEGIQVELTTHYHNASIEMFGTPYRLGEISGHPFSTWYASCLRQMAAFTEALIRPDHQSTGIGDSDWVGDGRQRLTLLGAILDDNDLMARGTDSSECLWLLGVEKYERCLRLQASSSPALSSRAFPQTGYYVMRDKYQYLFFDAAAMGGAHGHADALNVEWMWKNQLFFTDTGRYTYEEGEWRRYFKSTRAHNTVTVDGLNQTPYLSTQQWGEPEAQATTLRWESNDSYHFIDASQDGYTHLPDPVTHRRWMLAGVEIPILLIVDWLEAEAEHTLEQRFHLHPEADIALRMNEAGELTADMSYEASSITLTMQWVTAGIGKGAFELTEQPGWVSEVYGSKSETSVIQGKTDFSGKVGILTLCLPVDHIDQVVSVTTCQLEPDLMRLALSYVQGEEKGYIVIDNDTLQWTKEQK; via the coding sequence ATGAGCGATTTTTACCTTTCGGCAACGGATCTGCAACGGGCTGCCCAATATTATGAAAAACATTTTCCGGAAGAAGCCCGAAATTCGCTCACGATTGCCAATCGTGCCATCCTGAATGAATTTATCGTTCCTTATACCAACGATCTGAATCGCTGGATTCCGATGGGGACACCTGTGGACTGGCTCCACAACCCGACCAATGATCTGGAGTTCACATGGGGCATCAATCGACACTGGCATATGCTCGATCTGGGCAAGGCGTATCTGATGAAGGGCAATCCGCTATATGTAACAGCATTTATTGACCACTACCGTAGCTGGAGACAGCAAAACCCGGTACCTGTAAATCTGGTTTATGACGAGGCTGTGTTCTTTCAAAAACCCGGCCCGTGGCGCTTGCTGGAGACGGGACTACGTGTGCAGTCCTGGATATCGGCATATAAATATATGGAAGCGAGTTCACTGATAGACGAAGGTTTTCAGGCGGAGTTCCGACAAGGTCTGGAAGAGCACGCCGAGTTTTTGACCCGTTACCTCGGCAGCACGGAAATCAATCATGCCATTATGCATATGCAAGGCTTGTTCATGATTGCTACGTTCTACCACCAGCACCCGCGAAGTCCACACTGGCGTCAAGTGGCGATGGAACGTCTTGAGCTGTGTTTGCTGCATCAGTTGGGTGAAGAGGGAATACAGGTTGAACTGACAACACATTACCACAATGCCAGCATCGAGATGTTTGGCACGCCTTATCGGTTGGGTGAGATTTCAGGACATCCGTTCTCGACATGGTATGCCAGCTGTCTACGCCAAATGGCAGCATTTACTGAGGCGCTGATTCGACCAGATCACCAGTCTACCGGTATTGGTGATTCGGATTGGGTTGGCGATGGACGACAACGACTGACCCTGCTTGGAGCGATCCTGGACGATAATGATTTGATGGCTCGCGGAACGGATAGCTCGGAGTGTCTCTGGTTGCTGGGTGTGGAGAAATATGAGCGATGTCTCCGTCTACAGGCTTCTTCTTCTCCGGCTTTGTCGAGCCGGGCTTTTCCGCAGACAGGATATTATGTTATGAGGGACAAGTATCAATATCTTTTTTTTGATGCGGCTGCCATGGGCGGAGCACACGGACATGCAGATGCGCTGAATGTGGAGTGGATGTGGAAGAACCAGCTTTTCTTCACGGACACCGGACGTTACACGTATGAAGAAGGGGAATGGCGTCGGTATTTCAAAAGTACGCGGGCGCACAATACCGTCACGGTGGATGGTCTGAATCAGACACCTTATCTCTCCACACAGCAATGGGGTGAACCGGAGGCTCAGGCCACAACGTTACGTTGGGAGAGCAATGACAGCTATCACTTCATTGATGCTTCGCAGGATGGATATACACATTTGCCAGATCCAGTTACACATCGCCGGTGGATGCTGGCAGGGGTGGAGATTCCTATACTACTGATTGTGGATTGGCTGGAGGCGGAAGCAGAACATACTCTGGAGCAACGATTTCACCTGCATCCGGAAGCGGATATTGCGCTGAGAATGAATGAAGCTGGAGAACTGACGGCGGATATGAGCTATGAGGCATCTTCCATAACACTAACGATGCAATGGGTTACGGCAGGCATCGGGAAGGGAGCCTTCGAGTTGACGGAGCAGCCCGGCTGGGTATCTGAGGTGTATGGTTCCAAGTCGGAAACATCGGTTATTCAGGGCAAGACTGATTTCTCGGGAAAAGTGGGTATTCTGACGTTGTGCCTGCCTGTGGATCATATTGACCAGGTTGTAAGTGTTACCACATGCCAACTAGAACCTGACCTGATGAGATTGGCATTATCTTATGTGCAAGGTGAGGAAAAAGGGTATATTGTGATTGACAACGATACGCTGCAATGGACGAAAGAACAGAAATAA
- a CDS encoding cupin domain-containing protein — protein MIINHASTDAYIINETSSRKILGMGGTLMMVEVTFAKGGIGEVHSHDAHEQVSYIVKGSFEVQVGEETRILKAGDSFYAGFNVPHGVKALEDSVILDVFTPFRQDFLEASQ, from the coding sequence ATGATTATTAATCATGCGTCTACCGATGCATATATCATAAACGAAACGAGTTCCCGCAAGATCTTGGGCATGGGCGGTACATTAATGATGGTGGAGGTTACCTTTGCTAAAGGTGGTATTGGAGAAGTTCACTCCCATGATGCGCACGAGCAAGTCAGCTATATCGTCAAAGGCAGCTTTGAGGTACAGGTCGGTGAAGAAACTCGTATCTTAAAAGCAGGGGACAGCTTTTATGCCGGTTTTAACGTTCCGCATGGGGTCAAGGCCCTGGAGGACTCCGTCATTCTGGATGTGTTTACCCCATTCCGTCAGGATTTCCTCGAGGCATCCCAATGA
- a CDS encoding YheC/YheD family protein, translated as MSSPVLGIMTLYLNEHRALEERSVYRRMILEGRKRGLDIYVFTPADVHPGGKQIEAMVFHEGKGWSREWRSFPDLIFDRCRIQRNRRFQQLLTFREKYGHLLFLNRPLRNKWTIHQTLLQKANFREHLPETALFQDMSDVNRMLKVSSLVYLKPINGTGGRGILRIERSSSEANTVLVQGRDQKRRIITPRKVHLSRLGALLQHWNMKDKYLVQKGIQLQLPNGRVHDYRMLVQKNGEGQWELTGCAGRMGAEKSVTSNLHGGGQAIAMNRLMKQWIEDDDLRAEINTTAEKFGIDVASFLEDTYGDLCELALDLAIDRSGRIYLLEVNPKPAREVFARIGERDIYYKAITQPLEYALWVYRNRPPGTSRKPAIPRPVSQKSTRVKRKRKLK; from the coding sequence GTGTCCTCACCTGTTCTGGGCATTATGACGTTGTACTTAAATGAACATCGCGCTCTTGAAGAACGAAGCGTCTATCGTAGAATGATTCTTGAAGGGCGCAAGCGGGGACTCGATATCTATGTATTCACACCAGCCGACGTACACCCCGGCGGCAAACAAATTGAAGCCATGGTTTTTCATGAGGGAAAAGGCTGGTCCAGGGAGTGGCGATCATTCCCGGACCTGATCTTTGATCGCTGCCGGATTCAGCGTAACCGAAGGTTCCAGCAATTGCTTACTTTTCGTGAGAAATATGGGCATCTGCTCTTTCTGAACAGGCCACTGCGCAATAAATGGACCATCCACCAGACCCTTTTGCAAAAAGCCAACTTTCGTGAACACCTGCCGGAAACCGCTCTATTTCAGGATATGTCCGATGTAAACCGGATGCTCAAAGTTTCTTCCCTGGTCTATCTCAAACCCATTAATGGAACAGGCGGACGTGGTATTCTACGCATTGAACGCAGCAGTAGTGAGGCTAATACGGTGCTTGTTCAGGGGCGAGATCAGAAACGTCGTATCATCACTCCACGTAAAGTTCATTTATCACGACTGGGAGCGTTGCTCCAGCACTGGAACATGAAAGACAAGTATCTTGTACAAAAGGGCATTCAACTTCAGCTTCCGAATGGACGTGTGCATGATTATCGCATGCTCGTTCAGAAGAATGGTGAAGGACAATGGGAGCTTACTGGATGTGCTGGACGCATGGGTGCAGAAAAAAGCGTGACCTCCAATCTTCATGGCGGCGGTCAGGCAATAGCGATGAACCGACTCATGAAGCAATGGATCGAAGATGACGACCTCCGGGCAGAAATTAACACAACTGCAGAGAAATTCGGCATTGATGTTGCTTCGTTTCTGGAAGATACGTATGGCGACCTGTGTGAGCTGGCACTCGATTTGGCGATTGACAGAAGCGGACGTATCTACCTGCTTGAAGTTAATCCCAAACCTGCGCGTGAAGTATTCGCTCGCATCGGGGAGCGGGATATCTATTATAAAGCCATCACTCAACCGCTGGAGTATGCCTTATGGGTATATCGCAACAGACCTCCCGGAACGTCCAGAAAACCAGCCATTCCCAGGCCCGTTTCGCAAAAATCCACCAGAGTAAAAAGAAAAAGGAAACTCAAATGA
- a CDS encoding sugar ABC transporter substrate-binding protein has translation MVKKWMVTTLSALLALSLAGCSADSGTSANNESGTSGENAGGKTKIIYWTPDRHDADFMKSKIDEFNQTNKDNIEVEMTVMGDNYPQAVDIAFASKQAPDVLQVNDFQTYYQKGYLAPIDGYMSDEMKTVFKDSLIENKNTIDGKIYSLPNTGQVWRLVYNKDIFKKAGIESPPKTLAEMVADAKKITEVGKSEGIYGFASPFKSSSGFWRAANTIAGASSNVGIDGYNYKTGQFDFGMYKDIAMALRQMNQDGSMLPGVESLDIDPLRAQFAQGKIGMYINHSGEPGVYKDQFPTKENWAAAPVPTNDGTIKGASQVIGGSYIGINADSANKEAAWKFMEYVYSTDLQSEYYEKGYGISLIPAVLSSDKKPSIPGIEGFLPKRYDAIFPANPSVVTESSLEGTKWGEAFSIFVFTGGDLDAVIKDLDTRYNAALEKTKAAGLTNITADPSFDSSKLQGKLSTED, from the coding sequence ATGGTTAAAAAGTGGATGGTGACTACGCTAAGTGCATTGCTAGCGCTAAGTTTGGCAGGTTGTTCTGCTGACAGTGGTACTTCGGCAAATAACGAATCGGGGACCAGCGGGGAGAATGCCGGAGGGAAAACCAAAATCATATATTGGACACCGGACCGCCATGATGCTGATTTTATGAAATCCAAGATCGATGAGTTCAATCAGACGAACAAGGACAACATTGAAGTGGAGATGACCGTGATGGGGGACAACTACCCACAGGCGGTCGATATTGCTTTTGCCAGCAAGCAGGCACCCGATGTGCTGCAAGTTAATGATTTTCAGACGTATTATCAGAAGGGATATCTCGCCCCGATCGATGGATACATGAGTGATGAGATGAAGACCGTGTTTAAAGACAGCTTGATTGAAAATAAAAACACGATTGATGGAAAAATATATTCCCTCCCCAATACAGGGCAGGTCTGGCGGCTTGTGTATAACAAGGATATTTTCAAAAAGGCAGGGATCGAGAGTCCGCCAAAAACGTTGGCTGAGATGGTTGCGGATGCCAAAAAAATTACCGAAGTTGGTAAAAGTGAAGGCATCTATGGTTTTGCCAGCCCGTTCAAGAGCAGCAGCGGCTTCTGGAGAGCAGCCAATACGATCGCAGGTGCAAGCAGTAATGTTGGTATTGATGGTTACAACTACAAGACTGGCCAATTTGATTTTGGGATGTACAAGGATATCGCAATGGCACTCCGTCAGATGAATCAGGATGGCAGTATGCTGCCAGGGGTAGAAAGTCTGGACATCGATCCACTCAGAGCCCAGTTTGCTCAAGGAAAAATTGGAATGTACATTAACCACTCCGGCGAACCAGGGGTATATAAAGATCAGTTTCCTACCAAAGAAAATTGGGCAGCGGCTCCTGTGCCAACAAATGATGGAACGATCAAGGGCGCTTCGCAAGTCATCGGGGGCTCCTACATCGGCATCAATGCAGATTCTGCAAACAAGGAAGCGGCATGGAAGTTTATGGAGTATGTATACAGCACAGATCTTCAGAGTGAGTATTACGAAAAGGGATACGGAATCTCACTGATTCCTGCTGTACTAAGCTCTGACAAAAAACCAAGCATTCCGGGCATTGAAGGTTTCCTGCCCAAACGATATGATGCCATTTTCCCGGCAAATCCAAGTGTGGTGACCGAAAGTTCACTGGAAGGCACCAAATGGGGTGAGGCTTTTTCAATCTTTGTATTCACGGGTGGCGATCTCGATGCTGTGATCAAGGATCTGGATACAAGGTACAATGCAGCTCTGGAGAAAACCAAAGCGGCAGGGCTGACCAACATAACTGCTGATCCATCGTTCGATTCTTCCAAGCTTCAGGGTAAATTGTCCACAGAAGACTAA